From Gossypium raimondii isolate GPD5lz chromosome 11, ASM2569854v1, whole genome shotgun sequence:
CAGGGACCTAAACAGTTTTCTACTACTTTGAATCCAAGCTTCTCTAGGAGGCTTggttatttaaataaatgtacAAGGGAGAAGAAATTCTTTCATCTGAAATCAATTCCCCCcccaatttttttatcattagaGTTTCTTTCTGAACCGTAAATCTTCTTTCTTCAACTCTCTTTTCCCTTTCTTATCTTCATTCTTTGTTTCCTTCACCGGAGTTACTCGCCCTCTACGAGCACTTCTTAGTTTTCAAGTAatctttcacttttcttttctttcatcatACACTGTATCATTATGTCTGGGGTTTCACTAGCATTAAAAAGAAGGGTCAGGGGTTTTGGTCCTCAAAGTCAGAGAGGCCACGCGAGAAGTTTTATAGTTACAAATGATGGTGGTTCTCAACCCCAAGGAACTAGTACCTCAATGGGAATGCCACTGTATAAATTCTTAACCACTCATGAGGAGATGGTAAGTCATCTGCCAGCTCATGGTATATTGTTTCCAAACTTCACATTCCATTTCGAGATCATCACCGGAGAAAGGCGTGTGAATGATTCCAGCAAGGACCTTATTCTGCTCCTTTACTTGCTAAAGGATGGCTTTCATCTCCCTTTACATCCTTTCTTCTGCATGGTACTAAAAGAGTAAGGGATTGCACCAGGGCAGTTGATTGGTCTATCTTGGTGGACCTGTCTGGCGTACTTCTTGCACTGCAACAACCTAAATGATCCACCCTTGTTTGGCGTCTTCCAACGCTTTTATCGATTGAAGGTTCTAACCTAAGGCCATTAGTTGGGATGGTCTATTTTAGCATTTGTTGGTGTCATGAGCCCATACTCAAGGATTAGGCTTCAAACCTTCACCTAGACCGAAATAAATTTATCTTGGTGAAATGCAAAGTTACTAGTGGGTTTGGGTTCCCCACGAGATGGTCAATTCCTAAAGAGTCGATTTGCCTCTAGGCCTAATCATTAGATATCGAGATTATCGTGGCCCAAGTTGAAAGGCTAAATCCTGGGCACACTCTGGAGTTAAAAAGGCTCCTCACAATTAGAAACATCTTTCGTTTTTATTTAGAGGGAATGAGCTAGAATGGTTGGTAGGCATCAAATCTTTATCTTGGTGTGAGCCCTATGATGGTTCAATCCATTGAAGAGGCGTTGTCTTTTAGGGCGAATAGCGAGTTAGCTTAGGATTTAACCGAAAAATGGAGGGAGCCCATTGATTTTTTCTACACTATTTGTAATATTCCTCTCTATCGCTAGCTTTCCTCAACTCTAGGATTCATGGGTGAGTCATCAGAAGAGAATTAGTTAAGAACGTTGGTGACCCTATTATTCATACTGCAGGTCCTACTTATCATTTTCCCCCATCATCTTTGTCCCAACATGAAGTTATGGATGTAGAGGCAATGTTTGAGAGTGCACAACATGCCATGGATACTGTTGATTCAAGGGAACGAGCTGGCAGTAGTAGTTGCAAGAGGTTGAGACTTGAAGGGGGTCTTCTTGTGCTAGAGAGAGCAGCGAGAACAGTTATCCTGCCACAGACTTGGCAAACAACCTATCTTTCCAAAGGGTGAATCACTTGCTCCTCCCATTACCCATGACAACATTCCCAATATCCGACTCTACAACTCGCCCTCTACTCCTTCCTCCAATCCTTCTCGAACCTCTTATTGAGTCCTCCAATGCTGCAGACCCACCTGCTACCACCTCAACTCCCCTTCACGTGGATTCCGACACTTACTGCCAAGCTCCCCACACTTCCCCTATTGGCGCCCTCTATTATACTCCTCATTCAAGAGAGGTCCAAACCTTCTTCTCCTAGCGGAAACATATCAATGCAAGCTAATATCCCTTTTCTCCCTTTGTTGTCCAACAAACACTAGATAGGGAGCTATCCTAAGAATTGAAGGAGTTCGTTTATCCTTCCTCCTCTACTTCTTACGTTCACAATCCCATTAGCCTTGATCTGGCGAGTTCCTTATCCATGTTATCAGCGCAATGTACCCTCGCAAGCTGGGCCCTCCAAAAGGCTTGTGCTGAATCTAAGGCTAAACGGGCAAAGTGTGAGAGGTCCCTTCTCACTGGTGAGTAGTTCTTTACCCAGCTCTGCCAAGTGTATGAAGCCTCTAATCAACAAACAATTGAGTTTACTAAGTTAGTCTCTATTTTATAGACTAAGGGCCAGTTCTTCTGGCCGGTTGAAAAGCACTTTTACAtataaaagtgcttttgggtgAAAAGTAATGAAGAACACACTTCATTTGGGGCCAGTAGACTAACTTTGTTGAAGTACTTTTGGGcagatgaaaaagaagaaatttttttcttttccggCCAAAAAGTGCTTCTAAGCTGctcttttacttttttagcCACACACACAAACTGGTTCTTTTTGTTCTCATCTCTTTTCTAATCGCTGGTTCTTTATTCCTCTACTGCTTCTTTGATCCTCTGCTGGTGCTGGTTCTTTGTTCTTCTACTGGTGCTAGTTCTTTTTACCTCTGCTGGTGCTGGTTCTTTATTCCTCTGCTGGTAATTTGTTCCTCTGCTGGTAATTTGTTCCTCTGCTGGTGCTTTGTTCCTCTTCTCCACCCTCGGTgagtttatctttttttatgCATGATGAAACAGATGATATTGGCTGCTAAGATAATGGACAAAACAAATGATGTTAGCATAGGGTTTCTGGAATCAAAACCCAAACtgaaatttaaccctttttttgttttggcatgttttatttatttgggggGTTGTAATCCATGCATTCATcctaacaaaaactaaaaacattGAGTTAAAATAGAAAACCTGTTTCTCTGGCTTTGTGTCTCTCTCTATCCGTATCCATCCGTTCTGAAAACCCGGATTCGATGTTCTACCACTCCCACCAAATACAACAATCCCTTAATGCAATATTTGAGTTCCTGTATAACAACAGACCAATCAAGGTGGTAAAGCACAAACCTTCACAAAGGAAACAGTTTCAAGTTCAATCCTTCTAATCTAACTTAAGGAAGAAAACCTTTCTTAAATGAATGTAAAGTTCAAGCTAAAAAGGCAAAAACCAGTCAATGAATTAATTAGAGCCTAGACTTCAGTCATTCTAATATACCAAAGTCCAAATCAATGTGACACAAAAAGCACTTAAAAAGCATAATAGCTATATTTAACAGATATTGTTTTCAAGAATAGGTTATTGCATTCTAATTCCACTAACAAGCCAAAGACAAGAAACATATAGTTCAAATTGGTCGGTTTTCAAATAgttaaaacttttgaatataataCTCGAATTAATTTTCCGGTTCCAAACATTTCTCAAGAACCAAACAGGACTTTGAATTTCACGTTATTGAAATTTTCAGTAATAGATTAAGAGTTTATGACATTCTTAACCCCATTGATAAGCCAAATATAAGAAGCATATCATCGAAATACTTCAAAACCGATTGATTCAGTATAATCTAATACTTACATTAGCTTTCCAAGCATTTTCTCAACAACCAAATAAAACTTTCAGCAACTTTTAAATTAcgattgaaataaaataaaataaaagacaaaaaagatATTCTAATATGGTTGCCTCGATTGAAAGAATAGATCGATCCACTAACAGAAATCAAATCCTAATAAAATACTCATCGATAGAGATTCGAAATATAATGAAACaaattagatataaataaaaataagaaaaataataattgaataatcaaAACTGAAAATTACCATTATCGAGTATTAGAATTTTCGCTGGTTAGCAGTGGAGAAGATGAAGGGAAATGGCAAACCTCATCTCTACGCGTgcacttttacttaaaattcaGTATTAAGTCCCAAGCAATCTGAAGAGACATTTGGGAAGCAATTAGGTAAAAGaagggggaaaaaaagaaaaagaagaagatattaAAGATGGGGGGAGAAAAAGTTATCGAAGAGAATGAGAGAATGGCAGAGGAGGCGTGAGAGaagaaaataatgtaaaacGTCTTTTGACTGAGTCAATTTTCTTGAATGAAACAAAGGGACTAAAATCTCacaaatatatagaaaattttgtcagtagcaataataataattaataatcatCTTAAAGGgactatttttaattacataaatattaattaaaaacttgtgCCTATAAATGTTCATTAAGAGTAATTTTAGCCCTTAATTCTcgtgattttttttcattttttaatgatggtaatgataaagttatatcattttacCATGTTAATCAATTTCTTGGATTACTTCATTATTATCATTGTTACTCTTATTTGTTCATgtatatagttaaaattttgatacacatgtaaacatatatacttatgtgacatttgattttcttgattgctTTATAGGCTGAAATGAATTTGTTCGTATACACAATAGATGAGTACTTCGGCTGTTGAAGTTAGTGATGAAAAAGTAAAAGCAATGTGGGATAAGAGATTGACAGaaatattttgtgatatttttattaaagagataTTGAAAGGCAATAGGCCTGGTACTCATTTCACAAGAGATGGATGGTTGAAAATAATGACAAACTTTGAGAAAGAAACGGGCAAGAGTTTTTCACAAAGACAACTTAAAAATAGGTGGGATGCCttaaaaaaagaatggaaagcTTGGAAGAAACTTAAAGGCGAAGATACTGGTTTAGGGTGGAATCCTATAAAAAGAATCGTTGATACATCGGATGAATGGTGAGAGAGTAGGCTCCAGGTacattaataattctaaatattttttatttttttcttatttatgatCTTATTGATAATTACTGTTATTAAACTATCATTTTATATGTAGGTTGTGCTTGAAGctaaaaaatttagaacatcGGGCATTGATCTTGAATTCGAAGGGAAGTTGGACCAAATGTTCATGGGGATAGTTGCAATAGGTGATAAAGCATGGGCACCTTCTTCTGGTACACTCCTTACTGATTTTTTTGAGGATGTTAACAACAAAATACCTGaagagaatgaagaagaaaatatgagaaatgatgTTCACATTTATATGATGTTCACATTTCTAATGATGTTCacatttcaaatgatgttcaaattgatggaaacagtcaaaaaagaaaagacccTGAGATGTCAAGTTCACATTTTAAAACTGGAAGAAAGAAATCCCCAAAGCAAATTGGAGGGGCTGCAAGATTGTCcagtcaaataaaaaaattatgcaatgcAGCTGACAATATGAGTCAAGCCACATCTAGTTTGACTCATGTTATGGATCCATTTGGTATTCCATAAGCAGTCAAAATGCTTGACAGCATGTCGGAAGAAGTTCCAGAAGCTAGTCCTCTATACTTTTTCGCACTTAGATTATTTCTCAATAAGGACAAGcgaattatgtttttatcaattaatcccAAGATTAGAGCTTTGTGGCTTAAGATGGAAATGGAggatagttgaaaattttttgatcttttagggtttaaagatATCTATTATGTAACTAAACAACAATGCTAAACTAGTTTTATCAATAGctatttatgtttggtttttggatattgaatttatgttctacttatttatgtgtaatctagttttattaaaagttgtttatgtttggtctttagatattgaatttatattctacttattttttactaaattagttttatcaatagttgtttatatgtgattttggatataaaatttattcacagGTGATGAGTATAGTCGAGGATTATAGCGGTGATGAAAGTGACGAcgaaagggaaaagaaagagattttaCAACGCATGGAATGTTTTAACTGATTATTTGCTGTTGCATCTTCTTCCGTGCAATTATATTACGAGAAGTATATATTGAGGCAACCATGAATGGATTCAAAACAGTCGGGTGAGACATGGATCCGAGAGATCCTTGACGGTCACGAATCACgttgtatgattaattttaggatGTCTAAAATGGTATTCACAAGTTTGCTGAGAGTTTTGGAGACAAGATACAACTTCCAAACTTCAAGAAACATATCTTCTACTGAAATGTTGGGAATTTTTTTGTACATCTTGGGCACCGGTGCAAAAGTTTCCCAatgtcgagaaagatttcaaagGTTTGGATCAACAATAAGTCGACACTTTGCAGTTGTGCTTGAGAAAATTTCAAGGATGGCCACTGATCTAATTGCACCTGAAGATCCTTTTTTAGCTCAATACCCGAACAAATACGTAATGATTCTAGATATATGCCgcattttaaggttaaaatttaattttatattattatattttaatatattcggTCGACTAAAAATATTCACGagattaatatgattatttgttcAGGATTGCATAAGTGCAATTGATGGTACTCACATTATGGTTATTCTTCcaccaaatgaacaaattccCTATATTGGAAGAAAAGGTATCCCGACTCAAAATGTTATGGCAatatgtgattttaatatgtgtttCACATTTGTCATGGCTGGATGGGAAGGATCGGCACATGGCACTAGAATATTTCTTGATGCAATTCGAGatccaaaatacaaatttccGCACCCTCCAAAtggttagatattttatttatatgtgattttttaaataataaagtataagttctttaattaataatttttattaaaaaaattctcgaattaattgtttgttatattatgacttgtaggaaaatattatcttgttgatTCTGGGTATCCTCAAATGAAAGATTATCTTGGACCATATAGAGGTCAGtgatatcatttacctgacTTCCGTAGAGGTAGACCGATATCTGGTAAAGAAGAGATATTCAATCATTCATCATTACGTAGTGTGATTGAACGaacttttggtgttttgaaaaaaaatgggcCATTTTAAGGTATATGCCaagttatagttttgaaaagtaAACGATGATCGTTGTTGCTACAATGACGATACACAATTTTATCCGAAAACATGTTGGTCGAAATGATGCAGATTTTATGGAATACGAAGATATTAACTGGGAATATGAGAATAATATTGATTCGGAAAATGCGCATGGTCGAGAAAGtgatgatgatgacgacgaCGATGATAGTGATGATGACGGTGaatcaaaaaattttagtagttttgaaatggaattaacGAGAGATGCTATAgcttctagtttaatgaattcactttaaattgtaaatgctattgtaaaatttttagtatttatatctgatatataaatattatcccctttttaaaacttcaatccaaatatatgtaatattttaatttgttaggtttatgttttctatgttatgttaatatctaatatgagttatatattcaaatacattttaaaataaaataatacaaatgtgttaaaagcattaattaaaaataaaaaataattttataataatacaattgtgtcaatatctaattccaaatatttaattattatatttaaatatttaaatatttaaatatagtttatatattctaattaaatttaataaataattaatattaattacttagaaatatttaaaattaatattatatattaaaatattaacaataagttataataaattattttttatatttttgctaaaatatcataaaattaactaatttgaacattatttaaatacatatttgttactttataatatcatgtctaaaatagacattttattcttcaaaagcagcactttttgacagcaataccaaacactcaaaattttcaaaagcacttctcaaaagtacttttccaCAGCaattctcaaaagcactttccaaaagcaatgaagaactggccctaaaTATCAATCCTTAGAGACTTGAGCATGGGAGTTAGAGGAAATGGTTTACCAACAGGAGATCCTCGAGGAGCAGCATCTCGCTGATAATGAACTTATTCATGAGAAAACTAGTAAGGCCTTAGAGAAGTATAAGGTAGACACCTAGAAGGGCATTCAGGATTATTTACCTATATTAAAGGCTAACCTGATCCTACATGCACAGGTCGTCCCAGGTCCCCTTGATTTAAGTCAGTAAACACTGCCTTCAACTTCTTCAACCTCTCGCGAGCTAGTTGGGAGGAATTCCAAATGGAGTGGAAAGAATATGGGGAACTCTTCCATGCTAAAAACTTGGAAGTGTTTGACCCTGATTCTCCAGAAGAGTTCGCTCTAGGGGAGGATTAAAATCTTCATTATTTCTTGTAAAAATCCgtctttcaatttttaatgaagATTATCTTTACTTTCTATGCCTTTCACATTTTGTTTCACTTATCTTCCTTTCGGTTATAGTACACCCAAGACCGATTTTCAATAATTTGCACAACTGCATCCACTTCCATGACACacatcaatcttttttttttttgaaacaacaCACATCAATCTTATATAATAATCTAGGGGACTAAGCCAGACCTATCGCAACATGCTTATAGGGGTTATTCCTTAATTTCCTATGTCCATAGGATCAACTAAACcgaagctctaataccactaaatttgTAACACACTATACCTGATTTGATCGCTAGGCCCGAGTACCGGATGATACAATAACCTAATAACTTAATGATCTTCTGATTCTGCTTAAAGAACTTGCTTAGATAACTTAAATCTCAAAATCTACTGTTATTAAAACTCATACATAcccaaaaataatttgttaCACTTTTCTCCCAacaattatttacaattttaatttaagactAGAATACAGATGTAACCCACTTAAACCTTAAGGCATGGCTTCTAGGGATGCCCTTTTAGACACATAAACGACTTTCACACCATCCCTCAACTTGACAATTTTTGGCTTGGTCCCTCATCTTGATTTCCAATTTGAAACATTTATCTTACAAATAGGAAGTAAATTCATAAGTTCAAATGAATTTAGTGAGATTTTGAGTAACAACACGACAACAATATTTCGTAATcttcaagaaataaaatttaaagcagAGATTTTAACTCCCTATTTATGCTTGGCCTTCCGCAGATTTTACTGGTGTGGTCGATGCCTTGCCCTTTCCGCAGCCCATCGCTGATAGATTTATTCTCTTACACGTAAGTACTTCCTTTACAATAATGGCCCTCTATGGTCCTAGCCTAATTTTGCCTCATCTAGATTCCTTTAAACCTTAGCAAGTTTAACTCTCACAGATAACCATACATTTGGATATAAAGTTCATTACCTACCACTAACTATCTTCCATTTATGTTCTCTTTAGATCCGGATCTTTACCCTGATTCATTCATCCAATACTAGATTAAACTTAGGATTTTCCACCTTACTCTTACAAATGCCTACTTTTTATTTAGCCTTATCATGGTCCATCAAAAGGGAGGACACTTTATCTTGTCCTACTTCTCTGCTCTAAACGTGAAAGTATCCTATCGGAATAGAATCCCCTGTTTTTGGGTGGATTTGTATTCTCTATAGTTCCCAGATACAAATTCCTCTTAGTCCACTCTTCGAAAATGCTCTAATTAATAGTTAGTCTCTCGGCGGACTACCTTTTATGCTAATACCCGACGGACTGTCCACCCAAAGTAGCCTTTGGTGGGCTTCCTCATCTAGTAGCCACGTGAACTATCTAACGTCACCTAGTTCTAGAAATACATCCTTTCTTCTTGTAAATCTTAGGTTGATTTTACCAGTCAAACTGTTTGGGCGATCATCGCCTCCAAGTAAACCTTAACAGACTTACCAATCCTTGTCTACCTTTTTACCTGTAGACCCATTAGGCTTGGGTTCCACTTGATCATCTCATTAACGCCCCCAATATTGTTATACTTTCCAAACACCAGCAGACTCCTATCAACGAATACTTCACACCCTGAATAAGCTATCCACTTCTTATTTTCGTAGTTTGGTGGATTCTATGTCTGTCCCATTTACCCACATTCTCCAACGCGCAATAATCATCCAATTATGCTACTATCGGCATGAGTTTTATAATGATCTCCATTTCCTTGTTTTGCTAACTTCCTGGTTCACTATCCTAGCGGACTTTTATTTGTTGCCATAGTCGAGCTAGGGTCTTACACAATGTAACCCCTTGTTTTTGTTGTCCTAGCAGACTCTATTTGTTGTCATGGAcgagccatggtcttacataatGTAACCTCATGTTTATTTTCCTAGCGGACTCTATTGGTTATcatagtcgagctatggtcttacaccataAACCTCTTTCAAGGTGTCGCCTCGAAGGACCTATAAACCGCCATCATGGTGTCACTCCATAGAGTCGATAATCCATCGTCATGGGTCACTAAAGCGAGCCAGTGATACCATTCTTGATGTCGCCTAAACTCCCTTGGATCCCCATTATAGTCTACCCATTTTGCCATTTTGTCAATTATTCCTATCTTCCCCTACCTCGACATGATACAGTCGCCCATACCCCGCATTAGTATAAACAAGCATTACACACAAAAGTATGATACTTATCATAAACACACAGTACGCCAATCATTCAAACGCCATGcgattttcatataatattctaCAACATATAATGTTACAAGGATATACATCCACAACATACTCATTCACCATGTTTACTCATAACGGCAGATTCAAACGCCTCAGAACAGTCACAAAACATTTTCATCAATCACCCAAAGACAAAGAACAGAATTTCATTTGAATTCTTTTATCATCATCGACTTAGCTTATCTAAATGCCATAGCCTCATTCGTCCTAGAAGCTAAGCATGTCAACCATTTATTGATTAAATCAAAGGTATTCAAACATTAAAACCCAGATTCCGTAATTATATAGAAACTTTTCGAGAATTCTTACTTCTCTTTGCTCTAATTCATGGGTACAAGGAGGGTTAAAGCTTACTAGCTTATCAAATTCTCAACTTCTTAGACTTTGAATCCCACATTTACCACATCATGCAAAGCTTTCTcaaacttcttcttcttcttcagatTCTCCGAAGAAGAAGTTGCAGGCAAGAAAGAGATTTTCGGCTAAATTTAGGAGAATTCTTTCCTCTCCACACACATATATACGTATAGTCAAAGTTTTCATGGTCTCCTTAGTCCATTTTAGTCATTCATTGCTAATCATTTTGTCTCACACTAAGGAGACAGTCAGTTCCAAACTAACTAAACCAGAATTGAGATCCAACTAATCACAATCCAAccactaaaatttctaaaattctcaGTGGAGCCCGACAGTTCACCaatccattcaatttaatcctaactttCTTAAATTTTGGGACATAAAGGATAATTGGGTGTGACATCGCtaatcattcattcatacaaCTTATTCTCAAATCTTAGCATCATATATTCACACAAAAAAACTATATTCAAccactaaaatttctaaaattcttagTGGAGCCCGACAATTCGCCaatccattcaatttaatcctaactttCTTAAATTTTGGGACATAAAGGATAACTAGTGTGACGTCACtaaccattcattcatataaattattctTAAATCTTAGCATCAAATATTCACACAAAAATACTATATTTACgctttatgaaatttaattactatatgGTGAAATTCACTATTATTCTTATGCTTCGatttctcatttcaacaatatttGATTCCCAATCAAATTTATAAGATGACACAACTATCAAagttaaataatttcattaagtCTTCATATTACAATTATTCACTTAATGTCTTAAACAATTCACTTAACTATTCTTATGAGTTAGTAATTCTATcacttaaaataatttcttaacatCATACTCTTCTactatttttcctcctcctctccatttcaCATCTTTCAAATATGTGTATTTATACGAGAATTTATGGCCTTTAGTATTGGATGCCTATATGcaacattaatttaaattttactaaatacataattttagcaaagttgtcc
This genomic window contains:
- the LOC128034790 gene encoding uncharacterized protein LOC128034790, which encodes MVFTSLLRVLETRYNFQTSRNISSTEMLGIFLYILGTGAKVSQCRERFQRFGSTISRHFAVVLEKISRMATDLIAPEDPFLAQYPNKYDCISAIDGTHIMVILPPNEQIPYIGRKGKYYLVDSGYPQMKDYLGPYRDFMEYEDINWEYENNIDSENAHGRESDDDDDDDDSDDDGESKNFSSFEMELTRDAIASSLMNSL